A single region of the candidate division KSB1 bacterium genome encodes:
- a CDS encoding cell division protein FtsQ translates to MMPGRTRMAGNAGSLMGQRRSWSATGPSGVSRLDQWGRRLFLGSFCLTAALHLYLAIGDWSSGPAYASDGAASPEPKDGERGLELTTSVEKPVALLVGRVILAVDAKGRAAPLEAVKGPQDLPVITGVGLQDGEALAPALEALERLRKSSFALYGRLSELHCTQDGEWIAYLVDHSLPVALGSGPLMEKLELLAKTLPVLEKEEDLSRVTDLDLRFDSQIVVRYAHGRSS, encoded by the coding sequence ATGATGCCGGGGCGTACTCGGATGGCAGGGAACGCCGGATCTCTTATGGGACAGCGCCGAAGCTGGTCAGCGACCGGACCGTCCGGTGTGAGTCGTCTGGATCAATGGGGTCGAAGGCTTTTCCTCGGCTCGTTCTGCCTGACGGCAGCTTTACACCTGTACCTGGCCATCGGGGACTGGTCCTCGGGACCCGCCTACGCCTCGGACGGCGCGGCTTCTCCCGAACCGAAAGATGGAGAGCGAGGATTGGAACTGACCACAAGCGTGGAGAAGCCCGTAGCGCTGTTGGTTGGTCGCGTGATCCTTGCGGTGGACGCTAAAGGTAGGGCGGCTCCCCTGGAGGCGGTCAAAGGGCCGCAGGATCTGCCGGTGATCACGGGTGTCGGACTTCAGGACGGCGAGGCGCTTGCGCCTGCCCTCGAGGCGCTCGAGCGTTTGCGCAAATCCAGCTTTGCTCTGTACGGAAGACTTTCCGAACTTCACTGCACCCAGGACGGAGAATGGATCGCTTATCTGGTGGATCATTCTCTCCCGGTGGCCCTCGGTTCAGGCCCCTTAATGGAGAAGCTGGAGCTTCTGGCAAAGACTTTACCTGTTCTCGAGAAAGAGGAGGATCTGAGCCGGGTAACCGATCTGGACCTGCGTTTTGATTCGCAAATCGTGGTTCGCTACGCCCATGGGCGCTCATCGTGA